The Carassius gibelio isolate Cgi1373 ecotype wild population from Czech Republic chromosome B12, carGib1.2-hapl.c, whole genome shotgun sequence genome has a segment encoding these proteins:
- the LOC127969519 gene encoding LIM domain-binding protein 3 isoform X1: protein MSNYTVTLSGPAPWGFRLQGGKDFNMPLTISRITAGSKAASGNLNQGDIITAIDGVSTEGLTHLEAQNKIKAATTKLNLTMQRSRRPAPVPTATPRMDSPMPIIPHQKETTDTEEGEDEEKPVKKYGILLAKKPSKKSLIPNTEEKPQENLQPAIHSRAKSPVPIYLPSGQGPKTTPNQTGQYNSPIGLYSAETLREMVMQQDNLNGVPLLGSLPIKDTLVDSASPVYQAVIKPDNKEMEMSEWARRAANLQSKSFRMLAHITGTEYMQDPDEEALRKSREKFESEVKGPRFAKLKNWHHGLSAQILNIQG from the exons ATCACAGCAGGCAGCAAGGCAGCAAGTGGAAACCTCAATCAGGGTGACATAATCACAGCGATCGATGGGGTCAGCACTGAGGGCCTGACCCATCTGGAGGCCCAAAACAAGATAAAGGCAGCCACCACCAAACTCAACCTCACCATGCAGAG GTCGAGACGTCCCGCTCCTGTACCCACAGCCACTCCAAGAATGGACTCACCCATGCCAATTATCCCTCACCAGAAG GAAACCACTGACACTGAGGAAGGAGAAGATGAAGAGAAACCTGTCAAAAAATATGGCATCCTCCTGGCCAAAAAACCTTCCAAAAAATCTCTAATTCCAAACACTGAGGAGAAACCTCAGGAGAACCTCCAACCTGCAATTCATTCTCGTGCTAAAAGCCCTGTCCCTATTTATCTGCCATCCGGGCAAGGGCCAAAAACCACCCCAAACCAGACAGGACAGTATAATTCTCCCATAGGCCTATATTCAGCAGAAACTTTAAGGGAAATGGTCATGCAACAAGACAATCTAAATGGCGTCCCACTGCTGGG CTCACTTCCCATTAAAGACACTCTTGTGGACAGTGCTTCTCCAGTCTACCAGGCTGTGATCAAACCTGACAATAAGGAGATGGAGATGTCAGAGTGGGCCCGTCGTGCCGCCAACCTGCAGTCCAAGTCCTTCCGCATGCTTGCTCATATCACAGGAACGGAGTATA tgcaAGATCCAGACGAAGAGGCTCTTAGAAAATCAAG AGAGAAGTTTGAATCAGAGGTAAAAGGCCCACgatttgccaaactgaaaaactgGCACCACGGCCTGTCTGCACAGATCCTTAACATCCAGGGATAA